One window from the genome of Gammaproteobacteria bacterium encodes:
- the ybeX gene encoding CorC-HlyC family protein YbeX, with product MKEDRTSNGSSSRSWFERIGQVLIGEPQDHDGLREWLRDAVERGVLDPDSLRMIEGVLHVSEDRVRDIMIPRSHMVVIERDASLEEILPLVVESAHSRFPVIGDSRDEVIGILLAKDLLSHLMPNGETPFNVRDILRSVAFIPESKRLSMLLKEFRASHNHMAIVVDEYGGVAGLVTIEDVLEQIVGDIGDEYDGEEDSYIVPQGKNECIVKALTRISDFNEHFGTEFSDEEFDTVGGLVLNAFGRMPRRGESIEMEGLNFKVLGADIRRLHLLLVTRNSPVLSERDCNKLTE from the coding sequence ATGAAGGAAGATCGAACTTCCAACGGTTCCTCCTCGCGATCCTGGTTCGAACGCATCGGCCAAGTCCTGATAGGGGAACCACAAGACCATGATGGACTTCGGGAATGGTTACGCGACGCGGTCGAACGTGGAGTCCTCGATCCTGATTCCCTGCGTATGATTGAAGGCGTCCTTCATGTTTCCGAAGATCGAGTACGCGACATTATGATTCCCCGTTCCCACATGGTGGTGATTGAGCGTGATGCTTCACTGGAAGAAATTTTGCCACTGGTAGTCGAATCAGCACACTCTCGCTTTCCGGTCATTGGCGATAGCCGCGACGAAGTGATCGGTATCTTGCTGGCCAAGGATTTACTCAGCCATTTAATGCCTAATGGCGAAACTCCCTTCAACGTGCGCGATATATTACGCTCGGTGGCATTTATTCCTGAAAGTAAACGATTAAGCATGCTTCTTAAGGAATTTCGCGCCAGTCATAATCACATGGCCATTGTCGTCGATGAATATGGTGGAGTGGCAGGGCTAGTGACTATCGAGGACGTATTGGAGCAGATTGTTGGCGATATCGGTGATGAGTACGATGGCGAAGAAGATTCCTATATTGTTCCCCAGGGAAAAAACGAATGTATCGTTAAGGCGTTAACAAGAATTAGCGATTTTAATGAGCATTTCGGAACTGAGTTTAGCGACGAAGAATTCGATACTGTTGGAGGTTTGGTACTCAATGCCTTTGGACGAATGCCACGACGGGGCGAAAGTATCGAAATGGAAGGTTTGAATTTTAAGGTACTCGGGGCAGATATTCGCCGCTTGCATTTGCTACTGGTGACTCGCAATTCACCAGTATTGAGCGAGAGAGACTGTAATAAACTAACTGAATAA
- the ybeY gene encoding endoribonuclease YbeY, whose amino-acid sequence MSIVTVKVQYAVAKEDVPQANLISQWVKSALSQAAKSRRLAAEVTVRVVGKKEITDLNHRYRHKNAPTNVLSFGYDIPPGTDLPLFGDIVICAPIAAEEAIKQGKERDAHWAHLIVHGTLHLLGFDHEDPIAAMSMEALETQILSQSGYPDPYLESSVLSATFYTP is encoded by the coding sequence GTGAGCATCGTTACGGTAAAAGTACAATACGCCGTGGCGAAAGAGGATGTTCCACAAGCCAACTTGATCAGCCAATGGGTAAAATCCGCCCTGAGTCAAGCTGCGAAAAGTCGGCGTCTAGCGGCGGAGGTCACGGTGCGCGTAGTAGGAAAAAAGGAAATCACGGATCTCAATCACCGCTACCGTCATAAGAATGCACCTACCAACGTACTTTCCTTCGGTTATGATATCCCCCCAGGAACGGATCTTCCGCTCTTCGGCGATATCGTGATTTGCGCGCCAATCGCTGCCGAGGAAGCAATCAAGCAAGGAAAGGAACGTGACGCGCACTGGGCACATCTCATTGTCCATGGAACCCTGCACTTGCTGGGATTCGATCATGAAGACCCCATCGCAGCCATGTCTATGGAAGCACTTGAAACTCAAATCCTGTCACAATCGGGTTATCCCGATCCTTACCTGGAATCCAGTGTTCTTTCCGCAACATTTTATACTCCATAA